AGACAATTAAGCAAAGTGTGCAAAAAGGCTCCATGGTTGTCCTGGCAAATCCTAAACATGGTAATGTGTTACCGATTTTAATTGGCCAGCCAGCTCGTATTAAAGTTAACGCCAATATTGGTACTTCCCCCTTTATCAATGATCTGGAGTTGGAACTGAAGAAAGTTCAGGTAGCTTACAACAGCGGGGCACATACGATAATGGATTTATCTACAGCAGGCAATCTGGATGAAATCCGTAAACTAATAATTGAACATTCTCCTTTGCCTGTGGGCACGGTGCCTATTTATTCAGTGGCTCAAAAATATATTAGTCAGGGACAAGACCCGAGCCGGATGTCCACTCAGGAGATTTTTGAAGAGATCCACAAACAGGCTGAGCAAGGTGTGGACTTTATGACCGTGCATTGCGGTGTGACAAAGAGGGCGACCAGCCTGGTGAAAGAGGGACAGCGACTCTTGGGCATTGTTTCGAGGGGCGGGTCGATTCTGACCAAATGGATGCAAGTAAACGACAAGGAAAATCCACTTTATGAACATTATGATGATCTTTTGAAATTGGCCAAAGAATATAATCTGACTCTAAGTCTGGGTGATGGTATGCGTCCGGGAGCAGGCGCTGATGCCGGCGATGCACCTCAGTGGGAAGAGGTAATTGTCCTTTCAGAGCTTACCTTAAAGGCCTGGGAAGAAGGGGTCCAGGTTATGATCGAGGGTCCCGGGCATGTTCCTTTGCATCTTATAGAGAGTCAGATTCGAGGCATAAAACAACTTTGCCACAATGCCCCTCTATATGTACTTGGACCTCTCACTACGGATGTTGCCCCTGGTTATGATCATATTGCCGGAGCCATTGGCGGGGCTTTGGCTGCTATAAACGGGGCAGACTTTTTATGTTATTTAACCCCTGCTGAACACTTAACTTTGCCTACTTTAGAAGATGTCCATGAAGGAGTGGTTGCTTCCCTTATTGCTGCTCATAGCGCAGAAGTTGCCATGGGTCGGAAAGATGCAACTGAGCGTAATAACGAGATTTCCAAGGCCAGAAAAGAGCTTGACTGGGAGCGCATAACTACCTTGGCGCTTGCTCCTGAGACGGTAAAGAGAAGACGTAAGGATTTTGCGGGTAAAGAAGAATGTGCCATGTGCGGTGAATTCTGCGCAGTGAAGATGCTTAGATAAGAAAACGAGGAAGCGGAGAAACGTATAAATGGTTAATCAAATAATCCCCGCATCCCAGCTTCTCCGCTTCCTCGTTTCAGCTGTGCCGATAGAAAATAACCTGCACTGGTTCTCTGGTGATTAACCCTTCCTTGAGCATGGGGTCGATGGTTTGTAAAAAGGTATTGATTTTGTCGGATGTATCCACGATTTCAATAACCAGGGGCATATCTTCTGAAAGGCGCAAAATTTTTGAGCTGTGGATCCGGCTGTTTGCTCCATAACCCAGGACCCCGCGTAGCACCGTAGCCCCTGCCAGGCCCATTTCTCTGGCTTTAAGCACTAGCTGTTCAAATAAAGGTTTGTTATCAAACTTATCATTTTCTCCGATAAAAATACGGATACGTTCGGCTCGTTCAGGTAAATGCATCTTGTTACCTCCTATTGTTTTTTATATTAAAGCAAAGCCTTATCAGGTGCAAGGAGACAAATGGCTTTAGAAGTAGAACTCAAGTTCCCGCTAGAAAGTTTTGACTCACTTGTCTCGATTTTGGAAAACAAAGGGAAAAAGCTTTCGACCTGGTATTTTGAACAAAATATTGTCCTGGATACGCAGGAGCAGCTACTTAAAGGGAAAGATATACTTTTGCGTTTGCGCAAAGGCTTAGATCATGTCCTTACCTTAAAATTTCCTGAGGTAGACACGGATGGCCTAGTGAAGAAAAGAGAAGAACTGGAAGCCAAAGTGGAGGACATTTATATTTTAGAAGATATTTTTAAGACTTTGGGTTTTTTCCCTTTTTTAACTTATGAGAAATTCAGGCAGAAGTGGGAACTAGAGGATTGTAAAATTTGCCTGGATATTTTGCCTTTTGGAAATTTTATAGAAATCGAGGGCGATAAAATTTTTCAGGCAGCCAAAATATTACGATTGGCAGTCGAACAAGGAACAAAAAAGACCTATTATGAATTGTTTCAAGATTTTTTGAAAAGCCATAACTTGCCTTTGGAAGAGAGTTTTGTTTTTTCTGAGAAAGAAAAGGAGTTGATTGCCGCAAGACTTGGCGTGAAAATTTAAAGACTTGGAGAAAGATATGTTTACAGATACACAGTTGGACAAATATGCTAAAGTGTTGATTTGGGGGATGAGAAAGGCCCGCACAAAGCAATTTAGCAAAGGCGATGTTGTTCTGCTGCGCACAGACAAATCCGCTTTGCCTTTGGCAGACAAGGTGTTTCAAAAATTACTGGAACTTGGATTAAATCCCGTGGTGCGCATTAATTTGCCCGAGGACATGGAGAAGACCTTTTTTACCCATGCCTCTGACGAACAGATCACTTTCAAGGTGCCTGGAGATGAAGAACTTTATAATCATTTGAATGGTCTTATTTCCTTGCTTGGGCCTGAATCATTAACCCACCTCAAAGATATTGACCCGTCCCGTATCGGCAAACTGGCTGTGGCCAAAAAGTATTTGCGCGATATCCTGGAAAAGAGGGAAAACCAGGGGGATTTTGGCTGGACCTTGTGTCTTTATCCTACTCAGGAGCTTGCCAGCAAGGCCGGCTTAAGTTTTGAAGAATATACTGAACAGGTGATAAAGGCAGTATATCTGGATCATGACGACCCTTGTTCGGATTGGGAAAGGGTCTATAACCTGGCTCAAGAAGTAAAAGATTGGTTGAACAGCCTGGAAGTAGAATACTTTCATGTCCTGTCCGAAAACACAGACATGAAGGTTTACCAGGGAGAGATGCGGCGCTGGCTAGGTGTTTCCGGGCATAATATCCCTAGTTTTGAACTCTTTTTATCGCCGGACTACCGTTATACCGAAGGCGTTTATTTTGCGGACCAGCCATCCTATCGCAGCGGCAATGTCGTCCGCGGAGTGCGTCTGGAATTTAAAGAAGGCCAGGTGATTGATGTAAAGGCTGAGGAAGGAGAGGAGTTTGTGCGCAAACAACTGAACATGGATAGAGGCGCTTCCTTCCTTGGCGAGTTTTCACTGACCGACAAGCGTTTTTCCCGTATCAGTAAATTTATGGCCCATACCCTTTATGATGAAAATTTCGGAGGAGAATTTGGCAATTGCCATGTTGCTGTTGGAGCTTCTTATGCCGATACCTATGCGGGTGACCCGAAAGAATTGACTCCCGAGAAGAAAAAAGAACTCGGGTTTAATGATTCAGCTCTGCACTGGGATCTGGTGAATACGGAAGCCAAGGTTGTTTATGCCTATCTTAAAAACAAGGAACGGGTAACCATTTACGAGAATGGAAAGTTTTTGATGGATGGCCTGGAAGATTAATGCCTGCCAAGCCAAGCTGCCGCCAACACAGAGTGCCCCAGACATACTCAGCACCAGCGAAATGAGGAGTGGGCACTTCAAAAATAGTTGTTGGCGGCATTGAGCGCCTTGTTGGTCGCTCTTCTCCCTTCTTACTTGCTTGCCTCAAATTTTACGCATTGCATCTTCATGATAATCCTTCCCTTAATCGTTCGCTATCATTTAACATCATTTTGTCATTGATTATACCCCATGAAATTTTTGCCAAGGTGTTGTTATCACAGAATATAATCAAATTGTTTTGGTGGGTTACTGGGGACTGGCTCCTTTTGCGAAGCAGAAGCACCTGTTCACAGATATAGCAGGGCAAACCCTTCTGATTTTTAATAAAAAACCTCGCGCCAAGCCGCCAAGTCGCCAAGGAAAACAAAGGCTTTTGTTCGGCTTAAGGGAACAAGCCGAACAAAAGATTCTCAGCCCTTTGGGCCGATGTTTGATGTGCAATAACGATTTGTTAGATATATAAATTTTCGAATTCAGCTTAGGTTAGCTCATTTATCCTGGCCTGAAAGGCCAGTAAGTCAGGTCTGTCAGCGTCTTGCTGACAGACCTGACGCTTTCGCTATTTCTACCCTTGGCGTCTTTGCGTCTTGGCGCGAGAATTTTTGTAATTTAGGTGCGTTTGCCCTGGCAGATATATGGTTTAGGCTGTAAATTTTCGCGGATTTAAGTTAACATTAAAAAATTGCTCTTTTAGTCTGTTTCCAGTGGAATAATGCTGATTAAAAATTTTGTGGGAATACTAGCTTATAAAGGCCATATGGTTTATAGGGTATAATCATCAGGCGAATCAGAAAAGTTTTTTACTTTAACGTCAAGAGAAGGCTCTATTCCCGCCTTGTTTCCTCTTCCTCAACTAGTCACATACTCAGAGGAGACTCCGGAAAATCATCAGCCCCATACTCGCCTGTCACTTCGCCTGTCTCTGATACAGCGTTTGGCTAATTTGGACTGTTTGTCGTTATGTTTATGACTGGCTAAATTGTTGGACCAAAGAAGTTCTATTTGTCATCAAAATTTAGCATTCCTGTAACAAAACTGTAACAAATAAGTTCTACATACTTGTCAACAAAATTGGACAAGTCAAAAGGAGGTTAAGATGAAGAGGAAGTTATTTTTGTTTATGGCTGTTATAGCCAGTTTGTTGCTTACAGTTTCGGCGTGGGCCGGTTCCATCCAGATTAAGGGGTCAACCACGGTTTTGCCTGTGGCTCAAAAGATTGCCGAGCAGTTTATGAAAGAGTTTCCGGACATTAGCATTTCCATATCCGGAGGAGGTTCTGGAAATGGTATCAAAGCCTTGATTGATGGGACTACAGACATAGCTGACAGTTCAAGGTTTATTAAAGACAAAGAGATAAAACTTGCTGTTTCCAAAGGCAGGTATCCAGTTCCCTTTGCCGTGGCTTATGATTGTATTGTCCCGGTTGTTCATCCTTCTAATCCGGTGTCCAACCTAACATTGGAACAACTCAAGGCTATTTATACCGGCAGAGTTAAAAATTGGAAGGATGTTGGTGGAGAGGACAGAAGAATTGTAGTTATCTCAAGAGATACATCTTCCGGAACTTATGAAGTGTGGGAAAAGAAGGTCTTAAAGGGAGCACGTGTCTATGCCGGGGCGCAGCTCCAGGCCTCAAACGGAGCCGTGGCCCAGGTAGTGGCCAAGAATAAATATGCCATTGGTTATTTAGGTATTGGTTATTTGAACAAAGATATAAAAGTGGTTAAGGTTAATGGGGTGACCGGGACTCCAGCTACTGCCTTGGACGGCAGTTTTCCTATTGCACGCAGCCTGTTCATGTTTACACAAGGTTGGCCAAAAGGTGATGTAGCTAAGTTTATCCGGTATGTTCTCCATCCGCAAAAAGGACAAAAACTGGTCAGAGAAGTTGGTTTTGTGCCTCTTTATTAGAGGGAGCTAGCTTATGAGGCTAAAGGCTTAGGGCTAAAAAAATACCCCTAATGCCTTTAGCCCTTGGTTGTTGAATCGTGCCTGTCTCCAATGCAGCATTTAGCTGTTCTGGAGTTTTTTGTTGTTGCTACTGATGTGTAGGTAAAAGTCGGGTCGTTAATGAGAGGATAAGAAGAAGTATGTTTAGTCGTCAGAAAAGAGAACAACTGATAAAACTTGCTTTTTTAAGTATTGCCTGTGGGTCTATAATTATTTTGGGTCTGATCATGTTTTTTTTATTTTATGAAGGTCTACCCATTTTCAAGCACGTTTCATTTAAAGAATTTTTTCTGGGTACTGAGTGGTATCCAACATCTGAGCCGCCCTCTTTTGGTATCTTTCCTCTTTTTATAGGCTCGTTATTGGTCACGATTTTGTCTTCGCTTATTGCTGTGCCTTTAGGGATCATGACTGCCATTTATCTGGCGGAAATCGCGGGACCAAAGATACGGGGTATAGTTAA
The sequence above is a segment of the Desulfovulcanus ferrireducens genome. Coding sequences within it:
- a CDS encoding aminopeptidase, with translation MFTDTQLDKYAKVLIWGMRKARTKQFSKGDVVLLRTDKSALPLADKVFQKLLELGLNPVVRINLPEDMEKTFFTHASDEQITFKVPGDEELYNHLNGLISLLGPESLTHLKDIDPSRIGKLAVAKKYLRDILEKRENQGDFGWTLCLYPTQELASKAGLSFEEYTEQVIKAVYLDHDDPCSDWERVYNLAQEVKDWLNSLEVEYFHVLSENTDMKVYQGEMRRWLGVSGHNIPSFELFLSPDYRYTEGVYFADQPSYRSGNVVRGVRLEFKEGQVIDVKAEEGEEFVRKQLNMDRGASFLGEFSLTDKRFSRISKFMAHTLYDENFGGEFGNCHVAVGASYADTYAGDPKELTPEKKKELGFNDSALHWDLVNTEAKVVYAYLKNKERVTIYENGKFLMDGLED
- the thiC gene encoding phosphomethylpyrimidine synthase ThiC — its product is MDMLTKNKVLAEILDKNLDAIAQAEQLSSETIKQSVQKGSMVVLANPKHGNVLPILIGQPARIKVNANIGTSPFINDLELELKKVQVAYNSGAHTIMDLSTAGNLDEIRKLIIEHSPLPVGTVPIYSVAQKYISQGQDPSRMSTQEIFEEIHKQAEQGVDFMTVHCGVTKRATSLVKEGQRLLGIVSRGGSILTKWMQVNDKENPLYEHYDDLLKLAKEYNLTLSLGDGMRPGAGADAGDAPQWEEVIVLSELTLKAWEEGVQVMIEGPGHVPLHLIESQIRGIKQLCHNAPLYVLGPLTTDVAPGYDHIAGAIGGALAAINGADFLCYLTPAEHLTLPTLEDVHEGVVASLIAAHSAEVAMGRKDATERNNEISKARKELDWERITTLALAPETVKRRRKDFAGKEECAMCGEFCAVKMLR
- a CDS encoding DUF190 domain-containing protein — translated: MHLPERAERIRIFIGENDKFDNKPLFEQLVLKAREMGLAGATVLRGVLGYGANSRIHSSKILRLSEDMPLVIEIVDTSDKINTFLQTIDPMLKEGLITREPVQVIFYRHS
- a CDS encoding phosphate ABC transporter substrate-binding protein, with amino-acid sequence MKRKLFLFMAVIASLLLTVSAWAGSIQIKGSTTVLPVAQKIAEQFMKEFPDISISISGGGSGNGIKALIDGTTDIADSSRFIKDKEIKLAVSKGRYPVPFAVAYDCIVPVVHPSNPVSNLTLEQLKAIYTGRVKNWKDVGGEDRRIVVISRDTSSGTYEVWEKKVLKGARVYAGAQLQASNGAVAQVVAKNKYAIGYLGIGYLNKDIKVVKVNGVTGTPATALDGSFPIARSLFMFTQGWPKGDVAKFIRYVLHPQKGQKLVREVGFVPLY
- a CDS encoding class IV adenylate cyclase, with the translated sequence MALEVELKFPLESFDSLVSILENKGKKLSTWYFEQNIVLDTQEQLLKGKDILLRLRKGLDHVLTLKFPEVDTDGLVKKREELEAKVEDIYILEDIFKTLGFFPFLTYEKFRQKWELEDCKICLDILPFGNFIEIEGDKIFQAAKILRLAVEQGTKKTYYELFQDFLKSHNLPLEESFVFSEKEKELIAARLGVKI